The following proteins come from a genomic window of Rutidosis leptorrhynchoides isolate AG116_Rl617_1_P2 chromosome 10, CSIRO_AGI_Rlap_v1, whole genome shotgun sequence:
- the LOC139870320 gene encoding uncharacterized protein: MLYNSSGWIWPASWVSRLPLLSHIQPLVHDKPDVVWWKDHDGNRHDFSVRLAWDSIRQRAEKVPWVSVVCCIISIKDYDTANINKLKTQDHLRVWDTNVNGVGSVCPFCKSVPDSQVHLFFECNFSKRVWSKAKVLIPVQLPSDNWQQIVASLAPVAHRRAARVVVTKLVFAATVYFVWQERNARLFNGKARSEEMLFQMVYSTIRLKLMSLRFKDSVHVHRIKNTWKIS; the protein is encoded by the exons ATGTTGTATAATTCAAGTGGTTGGATATGGCCTGCTTCGTGGGTTTCTAGACTGCCattgctgtctcatattcagcccCTTGTACATGATAAACCTGATGTAGTATGGTGGAAAGACCATGATGGGAATCGGCATGACTTTTCGGTTCGTTTAGCCTGGGATTCAATTCGTCAAAGGGCTGAAAAAGTGCCTTGGGTTTCAGTTGTTTG ctgTATCATATCTATAAAAGATTATGATACAgctaatataaataaattaaagacTCAGGATCACCTTAGAGTCTGGGATACAAACGTGAATGGTGTGGGTTCAGTATGTCCTTTTTGCAAGAGTGTTCCAGATTCTCAAGTTCACTTGTTTTTTGAGTGTAACTTCTCAAAACGGGTTTGGTCAAAGGCGAAAGTGCTTATCCCGGTGCAGCTTCCTAGTGATAATTGGCAGCAAATAGTTGCAAGTTTAGCTCCTGTGGCACATCGAAGGGCAGCTAGAGTTGTAGTAACCAAATTAGTTTTTGCAGCTACAGTCTATTTTGTTTGGCAGGAGAGAAACGCTCGACTTTTTAATGGAAAGGCCCGATCAGAGGAGATGCTGTTTCAGATGGTTTATTCGACGATAAGGCTAAAGCTGATGTCGTTAAGGTTCAAGGATTCAGTGCATGTGCATCGCATAAAGAATACATGGAAGATCAGTTGA
- the LOC139870321 gene encoding pyruvate decarboxylase 1-like, with the protein MYTKLSCLNILTFPTHNFRVSPKIHHIRCTQSSSSVSLKSSEATLGRHLASRLVQIGVSDDFSVLGDFNLTLLDHLITEPGLNVVGCCNELNAGYAADGYARSRGVGACVVTFTVGGLSVINAIAGAYSENIPVICIVGGPNSNDYGKNRIIHHTTGLQDFSQEFQCFRTGFHPAN; encoded by the exons ATGTATACAAAACTTAGTTGTTTAAACATTCTTACTTTTCCTACCCACAATTTCCGCGTCTCTCCAAAAATCCACCACATACGTTGTACACAATCCTCTTCCTCCGTATCATTAAAATCCTCCGAGGCCACTCTGGGCCGCCACCTAGCTAGCCGTCTCGTGCAAATCGGTGTGTCAGACGATTTTAGTGTCCTAGGTGACTTCAACCTGACTTTGCTTGATCATCTTATCACTGAGCCTGGCCTCAACGTCGTTGGCTGTTGCAACGAGCTAAATGCAGGATACGCTGCTGATGGTTACGCCAGGTCTCGTGGTGTTGGTGCTTGTGTTGTCACGTTCACCGTTGGTGGACTTAGTGTAATCAATGCGATAGCTGGTGCCTATAGTGAGAATATTCCTGTTATTTGTATCGTTGGTGGACCGAATTCAAATGATTATGGGAAAAATAGAATTATTCATCATACAACCGGGTTGCAGGATTTTAGCCAGGAATTTCAGTGTTTTCGGACA ggttttCACCCTGCAAATTGA
- the LOC139870319 gene encoding pyruvate decarboxylase 1-like, which translates to MESKPVYISIGCNLPGICHHNFSRKSVPFSLSPMLSNKLSLEAAIEVATEFLNNSVKPVIVAGPQLRVAQACQALVELVDASGYTLAVMPAGKGLVPEHHPHFIGTYWGYSLLVTQEKAIIVQPDRVVIGNGPTFGCVMMKDFMRALATRLKKNTTAYENYKRIYVPEGQPLRCDPKGPLMVNVLFEHIKTMLNKDITVIVETGDS; encoded by the exons ATGGAGAGCAAGCCTGTTTATATCAGTATTGGTTGTAACTTGCCAGGAATTTGTCATCATAATTTTAGTCGAAAATCAGTTCCTTTTTCTCTAAGTCCCAT GTTGAGTAACAAGTTGAGTTTGGAAGCGGCTATTGAGGTAGCAACAGAGTTCTTGAACAACTCGGTGAAGCCTGTAATAGTGGCTGGACCTCAACTGCGAGTTGCACAAGCATGTCAAGCATTGGTCGAATTAGTAGACGCATCTGGCTACACACTAGCTGTAATGCCAGCAGGAAAAGGGCTTGTGCCCGAGCACCATCCTCACTTCATTGGGACATATTGGG GTTACTCTCTCCTTGTAACCCAAGAAAAGGCAATAATCGTGCAACCTGATCGAGTTGTGATTGGAAATGGACCTACTTTCGGTTGCGTTATGATGAAAGATTTTATGCGAGCTCTGGCTACTAGGCTTAAGAAGAATACAACTGCTTATGAGAATTACAAACGGATATACGTGCCTGAAGGACAACCTCTACGATGTGATCCCAAGGGACCTTTAATGGTTAATGTTCTCTTCGAGCACATAAAAACGATGTTGAATAAAGACATAACTGTGATAGTAGAAACTGGGGATTCCTAG